The DNA region AGGCCTCCTGAATCAAGAACAAAAAAGTAAATAGCAAATTTGTTAGTATATCCCAGATCAGATTTGTTACAAGGCAAAGAGAAAGGACAAGAATGCattttcaacaaaaaaaaaaatatgtAGCCTACAGCCGAGTGAAACAAGAGTTAATGAATGGGAAAAAAGCCGGAATCTAGTAGCTTGCACCATTCTCATATTAACAGCAAGAAATACTCCAACTAAACCGGTTTTATCATCAAAATGGACAAGTGAAGTGCAACAAAAATCAGAAGGTAGCAGCAAAGGATGCAGATGGATCAAAACCTTCGAACCAATATCATAAATACTAGACTGGATTGACAGATTGACCATGAATCAGCTATGTATCTGGTTCAATAATCCAATTAAACCTAAAATTTAAATATTCGACTAGTTAAAGCAGTCGAGTCAAAAACTGAATTTTGCAAGTTTAATTTCTAGTTTAGTTTTCAAAACACTGCTCGAGACAGACGAGGCAATTGACACAGTTGATTGTTTTCAACGACAAAATTTCATACACATTTTATAGAACAAGGACTTTGAAACAAGCTTGTTATCTGCGGAAGATTGCTTGCATGGATTACATGGATTATTGGACTTGCATGATCATTAAGTGTTGCATTAATTGCATTTCTGTTTTTGTATCTAAAAATTCATCAATAAGAATTTTCCCGCTTGGTTGCAAATTCATATTCCTTAAGGCTTTAGAAGCTCTATTACCAAGTCAATTAGTACTGTTTATCCCAAGAGCTTATGCTGTTAGGCTAAAGCATATAAATAGTTTGCTGTCTCTAATTGCAGAGAAGTTGGCCAAAACTGCAGACAAATTCATTTATTAAAGGGTGAGCGGAAAACATAGACAGGAAAGTAATCTAATAGTTTTACCTGAGCTGCAATAGCTTGTGTAATTGTATACTCAGTTTCACCTTGAAATTGTCTCCACAAAGACTTGCACTGCACTGGCGAGATAAGTACATCTCCAGGAGAAACCTACATTTATATAGATTCTCacattaaaaaataaataaaaaaactcTGACAGCAACATTAGTAGAAGCACAAATATCACACACAATATAGTACCTCCTCCCATGTGCTTGAAGCCAGTGGATCCACAGAAGCTTCTTTGTCTGTATACTGGGTAGATGTTGCAGCACTGGTTTTGTTTATGAGAGACAACTGAAGTACTCTGTCAATTTGATCTGGCTTCTCATCCAAGCGTATAGCAGCCATATCCGATAGAAGTTTCAGCGACTGTTACATGGCAAAACATATTTTACATGGTGATTAAAAAGAGTTCTGATTACGATATAATTTCAAGTATGAGCGAGTTGAAAGATTCATTGAGCTAGCTATCAATTACCGCAGAGCGGGCATCTTTTGTAATAGCTCTAATATCTTCATTCCCAGTCCAAACTCTAGGGAGTGAATCATTGTCATGATTAAACACTGTAGAGAACCTGAAAATTATTATAGAAACCAGTGAGCCACAAAAATAAATCAGAAAATTAATAACATCCACCTGGAATAGTGCAATTTATTTCATCATAACAGACAAGGTACAGGTACAATAAAGAGCACCCTCCAAAATAAACAAATGTAAATAACTGACCATGAAACCTTATCTCATTTCGTGGATCAGCTAAGATACCAAAACCTTAACCATTATTATATCATTTAAAGCAAGGTCTTTTCAATGTTTCCCCAAATGTTGTGTTTCTCTCTACTGCTTTTAACATGTTTTAAGTGCAAATCTCTGTTTCTCTGCATGCCTCACAAAAAAATGCTTAGAAAGCACAACATTCAATGAACAAATTAAAACACCCAAACAACTTTTCCCTAAAATAATAACCTATAGAAACTTGTGCTTCTAGCATTACATTCCAACAAAAGACAACAATGAATACAAAGAGAGTAGACTGTCAGTAGTAGTACAAATCTCCAGTTCCCAAACTTTAAAATCAATCAAACTTTACTCCCCCTTTATTCCGTTAATTGTTCAGTTCTACCATATTGAGCAAATGAATGACTGTAGACATCTTTTCAACGACATTACCTATCTTTCATGCGAATCAGAACCTTTCCAGCTTCTTCTCGTGCTTTATTCTCCACCAATTTTCTAGCGTAATCTCTTAAGCCTTGTTGCATTTTTTCAACAGTTTCTTCATCCAGCTCAAAACCAGCAATGCGATCTAAAAATTCTGATACAGCAGCTTCAGTTTCGCGTTTAAGAAGTCTTCTTACTGAAAGCCATGTGtcctttcctcctgcttcaaaGAGAGACTCTACAGGCTCAGCCAATGCCTTGGCCAGTTGTTTCTGCAAAAGGATATGGCTTAGTGGTTGACAAAGATATTGCAGACACTAATAATACATCTCTCTACTCAACCAATTAATCTAACATAGTGACAACAATGCAGTTTTAGTAACAATATCATTAGAAAGTTGGAATAGTTCTTGTAGAAAAGATGCTAGAGTCTTATTTTAGGTGATTTAGACATGTAGGAAAGACTTACAGAAGCATGTGTAATGTAAAGAAGGTTACTTAATAGAGAGTAGTCCAATTGATAGTAGAGAAGATCAAGAGAAACAAAGGTCATACTACTAAGGCTCTGTATGGTAAATTCAAGAAGCTAGCTTATAACTTATTGGACTAGCTTAGAGCACCCACATTCATCATCCCCACTTGGGTTCTTGAAATGGGGCCCACTCAATTTTTCATATTATATTACACTTTCAGATTTTCTAAACAACTCAACTACATTTTTCAAATATTCTTACAACACATCAAAAACTCTAAAATGGGTCCCACCAAATCCCACAATATTATTACTATTGGCTTAATATTGCACATGTGGCAACAAATGTAAGTTAAAGAACGTTCTCTTATGAGAGAACAACATGTTCGCATGTAGTAACTTTTTTCTTTTCAATTATCCAAGTATTTGAACCCAGTTTTCTTAACTCTGTAGGAACGGCTATGTGTCAGCCGATATTTATGCTCTTAGAAGCTTGTTTGATCAAAAGAAAAGTGTTCAGTAAACTAGTTTATCTCACCAGCCTATAGCGTTTTTTAGATACTCCTTGAAGAATCATTTTTACCCAATAGCATATAAGCTTATAGTATAATTATTATTGAAACAAATTTATAGCATAACTATAAATGTCATTTTATCTATTTAATTTAACAAATATATTTAAAAATGAGATTAAACAAATAATGTgtatatacacacacacacacataatACAAAGAATTTATGTAAAAAGTAAAATAAACAAGTCCTTTCATGTCATTTTATCTTTATcacttaattaaataattaaatttacTAAACACTAATTTCAATTGACTAATTTCCCAGATATATAAGCTATCAACTAGCATATAGCTTACAGCCTAAGAGAGATTCAAAGCTTAATGGTCAGGCATCAATGCCCACCATTTGATACATGTACCCAGCCCAAATAGTGGAAAAAGATTTTGATGATGATTGTACCGACGACAAAATTATTACCTCAAAATTAGTTGTTATCTCCAATAATTTTGCATCGCGCACAAATAAAGCATGTGAATCAATATCACGACGAAGCTTATCTCGCAATTTTGAAGCACCCCAATTAGCCTGCCTTACAGATGCGTCTGAAAAATGCaaataatgataaaacaaaaCAACAAATAAGAATGAGCATTTATATAAAACGGTTTACATGATGACCAAGGCAAATTAGCAACTCCTTACGAAGTAAAACCATGCAAGAGAGAATATGCTCCTTTAAAGAAAGCTAACGAAGACATATTACGAATGAACAACTTATATCATGAATTCTGAGATGAAGAAAGACTGGAGTAAAGGTGGCAATGTTCTTTCTTTCCTTTCATTTATAtatgaccatgaaaaaaagatAGCGCACTTATAAAAGCAAATCAGGAGCCAGACTTTCTATATCTAGGAAATTGAAGATTCATAAATTCCTAAAGATTCTACTTCAAGATTAAATAATGAAATTCATACCACATTACACAAAATGTATAAATAGTGTAAAGTAAAAATAATAGTCACTTGGGAATGGCCAAATGACACCTGATATAAATTTAAGAAAATGTATATGCCATTATGAAGAATCCTATCTGATTATTACCAGCAGATCCTTTATCAAACCCGAGCAAAATAGAATGAGTCAATGTTTGAACAGATGAAGCAAATCCTTCTCCATTGTTTAGTGATTGATCTAGCTTAGCCTTAAAATCGTCTAAAGCTTTAGAGCGTAGAAGCCCTATCATTGTTGTATAAGCAGGGTGCACTATCTGAAAAGTTGAAGCAAAAAACAAAACTTAAATGAAAAGTTTATGCTTTAAGAAAGAAGATCTAGGATGCAATTTTCAAGGGCATTATCATAGGCCATTATATGAAGATTCCAAGAACATTTTAAAACACATAATACATAATATCTTAAAATATTTACACATATTTTAATTAAAGAAAGGAGTTTTTTCTTTATATAATATACCGACAGGTCCTTCACGTACATACTCACTCCTTTCAAAATCTCTTGCCAATAATATTTCAGCATAATCCAAGGTGGTTTTTTGTTATTTTTTCAGATCAATAACCAACCAAAGCAAGTGCATGTTGAACAGAATATTGCTTCATTATCGATGATATATATTTGTATTTGTACTCATTTACTCTAAACTTAGGGTTATGGAATGTAGTCCTACAGAACCATGGAAAGGTAGAATGAATCAACAAGTTGGGATGCTACTAGGAATCAACGAGTTGGGAACGTCTTTCTGATGGTATCCCCTAAAGGCTAAAGCAAAGCACCCCACAGTTTTTTTGTCCCCAGATCTGGTGGAGGAGCAGAGGATACCATCAGAAGCAGCAAGAGATTATTTGAGGAGGTGGGCGGCAGTCTACATTAAGGAAGTCAAGGGGTGCTAAGACGAATGCGATTATAGCTGCCAAACCTGAAAATGGTTCAGGATATTTTTTCTTATTTGAATTGGTGGGTGCCAATGTCATTTTATTCCAAGACTAGGAGAACCAATAATCAAGTGGGTCCACTTGCCCCCAAAATTTGAAGGCGGTATTGTGTTGATAGTCTTTGTTTGGTACTCTGCAAAGCATGATTTCAAGGAGTTCCATTTCTGATCTACCGTATCGGAAGGATAGTTTCAACTTTAAGCCTCTTTGGCTCTGTTTTCCATATTGGGTTTTTTAAAGATGTTTTGTTCTGCACCCAGGCATACTTCTGCACTTCTCTATGCCCAACACAGctatttaaattttttttaaaagtacTTATTTAAGTTCGCGTGATGTTTTAAAAGAGGCTTGGATTTATTTCAAACAGTCCAATCCAAAGTTGCTTTATCAAAATTCAGTCCAAATGGATCATAAGCCAAAACTAAATATGAATAACGCCTTACATCCAACGCATTTGACTCCAATTGCTTCCGTTTTGCTTTTCTCACAGCTTCATCAAAGAAGATCGTCTCCTCATCATATCTGTTGAAAACATGTATTATCACCATAcgaaaataaaattaaaaaatgaaacATTTGGAGacatttaaataatttttaaaaaaaaatctattatATGCCAAACTAATACCCTCAATATCAAATAGTTCTATAGGTTCTAATGGCTAGTAACATCCTTGCAAGGACAAATACAGATTAAAGTAACACATTCAACGAATCCCATTTTCTCACCTTTTATTGGGAGTCTTATCAATCAAACATATATCTTTTGACACAATTGCAAGCAAAACTTACCAAAGCTCCAAACAAGGTAAAGAAATTTGCCAAAAAAAAAAACATCCCAATTCAATTCCAATCATTATTACACTTCTTCACTGACGCATAAACATACACATCAGTTATTAGGTGAGGAGAAATTTTGATTTAACTCAGAAACTAAACATCAAATCAAGTAGTTACTGAGCACAGGTTTATTTTGAGAATGAATAATTAAGTCTACCAGCATCTGGAACTTACAGAGAAAAGTAAGTGTCAATAATGGAGCTCAACGCTTCCCCAAAGCCTTGTACTGGACCTACTTGAACCGCTTCCTCCAACTCCAGCCAACCCTAAGCCAAATTCATTCATATGGTGATTGATTTTTAAAATAACTGATGCAACTTAGATGGGTGAAGTAGAGGAGATATAGATCAACACCTTATCGGAACGTAGGAGATCAAGCTTTTCATTAGCAATCTCTTCACAACGCACAGTTGCAACCATTACCTGTTATAAAATGCAAATCCATAAGAAATCCACGCCACTACTGcatcaaaatatcaaattattgGGAAGATAAACCATTGTAACATCCGAAAATGAGATAATTAAAAACCTTATGAGCTGGGAGATCAAGATCCTTGTTCTCTCGTATGACTTTCCATATATGTTGTGCACTAATAGAAAAAGCAGATGCGGGCACAACACCACGACGATCACCAGCGAGACCTCCAGGTGCTATAGAATGGTAGAAACGTTGTCGTAATTGAGCAACCTGTATGAAAGTAACAATGTGATATCGTAATAAGATAAAAGTCAGGATGAAGACGTTTTGATGCAAATAGTTTCAAAAAATCATTATGGGCATGCGTATTTATAGCCAAAAAATTGTAAATCTGGATAAACATATTTAGAAGCAATGGGAATTAGAAATCCTTCTAGAATTAAATAGAAAAGTTTAACAAACTCCTTAAAGCAAAGTAAAATCTCATGAAAGGGTACCTCCTCTTTGAATTTATCCTCTTTGTCCTCGTAGCTTGACAAAGCAGTAACCTCCACCTTCAAATTAAGAGTCATTAATCATATGCCATAACATATACATAAACAATTAAACAAGCATGTGAAAAAGGAGAAATAGATAGATCTTCTTACATTAAAAAATTCACTAAGAGGAGTGTGTACATGAGCTTGAGGTTTTGGAACTGCATCCCAAATCTGAGGAATTCATATCATGTTCaaaaatgatgatgaatgaaataagaagccaaataaatgaaaaactaagaaattaaatgaaataaacaCCTTTTGGATATCTTCTCTTAGAATAGGCTCCAAATTTTCCAGTGGAGTCTGTGTATAGAGCAAGAAACGTGATAAATCATTGAATAGTATAGAAGTATAGAACAGGACGCATTCTCAATAAAGGATAAAGTGTATAGACCTTTGTTTTATCACGTATAACAAAAAGCAATGTTGTCTTTCGAGGGCTAAATAAGCGCATCATGACCTAAAATTAAAAGAAAGGTCAAAGTGTATAAATTTAAACATTGAACTCCAAACGGGCAAATTCATGGGTGCAAACTACCTGAAAAACTGTTTTTAAAAGAGGTTTGTTGGCTGCTTGCTCACGACCAATATCATGACACCACCTGTCCATAAAATAAAAGGCAGCTTAGACATAAATTTTCATGTGCTGTTTTTACTTTACTCTAATTACAATTCGGGTTTATGTATCTAATAGTATCATTAGGACAAGTTTGAATTTAAAGTCAAGTCAAAAAATTAATCCACGTGGTACATTATAATTAACATAAACAGCACCTATACAACAATTCTTAAGTCTTATCCTAATATAAATCTTCAAGGGGTCCAAAATGGAATTGTCAGTATAAGACTATAAGTCTATAAGTCAATTATAAGCATACATAACCCAAGAAAGAAGGCTTCTTTTAGTTTCTAGTTTCTGATTAATTTTGATAACTAATTAGGCTCCAAAGAAAGGAAGCAGGAAAAAGGATTTTAAAGGTGCACAGATGACAATGCTGCAGAAAATACAAAAGGAAAATGCCATAATGTATATCATCTACTTCCACACCTTGTATTATGAATATACAACACTAAATTTCATCCTACAATCACTAGTATACAATGTCAATGATCCCAACTGTCAAGTATATAAGTTACAAGCAAGAATATAGCAAACATCAATTATACCAAGTTAGACTGAGAGATTCGTGATTCCACCTAGACATATATCAAGCTGGACTCTAAGGACTGCATGAAAATAATGTTGGAACTTGGAAGTAAAGTTGCTTAAAAACTTAATAACTAACCATGAAGCCTAAATTTAAAGGATCATCCCATAATTTCATTCATTTTATCAATTATAAAGCACCAATCTAGGCCTAAAAACTTACATGTTTATCAGAACAATATCGGATACTGCCAAAGCGAAAAGAGCACTCTGCTTCTCAAATGCAGTATCATCCTGAGAtataaattaaaagaaaacaataGTGAGTCATAATGTCCATGAAACAAAGAGATACAACAGCTCAAAAATATCAAATATGTAAATAGCGCTTAAGAGACAAATATGCAAACAGGCTTGTCAGTAAAGTGAAGCTAGAACATCCATAAGAAGTTAACAAAATTTGGCTATACTAACATGCGTCAACACTAAACACCTGATGACAACTTATAGTATTGTCTTATACTGGCAAGTCAGTCCTATCTGGTATTTTAAAGGCAGCTTAAAATAACTAATAAACCACTAAACCAAACTATTAACTCCATCCCTAAATATATGACCCTCTTGACAAAATTATAGGAGTTAAAAAAGTTGTTGGTGGTATTAAATTTGTGATAACTGATATTGTTTTTACAAGTTTAATTATAGGAATTAAAAAAGTTGTTGGTGGTATTAAATTTGTGATGATTGATATTGTTTTTACAAGTTTAATTATAGGAATTAAAAGAGTTGTTGGTGGTATTAAATTTGTGATAACTGATATTGTTTTTACAAGTTTATCCTTCAAGAGAAATAATTAGTTCCCCTCACAGTATTTATTGTTGATTGTAGAAAAAATGTAAAATAAATAGAAGTATAGTTATAAAGAAATAACTAATGTAGTTGAAATTTAAAGAGTCTTATAAGAGGCAAGAAAAATTCTCAAGAGGGTCTTATATTTAGCGACGGAGGTAGTAATTAATGTAGTACATAAAACCATGGTTATCAGGATCTTATGACACATGTTAATCATATCTCTATTTGATACAAAGCTAAATCCAATCAATACAATCTCTAGTGTGTATCTATTTTGAACATGAATCTCATCTTGAATTCCgaaaaaaaattatgaattaTGATTCATTCTAATGAATCACTACGTAAACTTAGTGCAGTCAACCACTTTCTCAATTTTGTATAGCCAAGCACTTTCCTTTTGTCTTTTGTTATGCCTTGAATCATTTTGAGGCGAGTAGATTATCTATCAGCTTATAATTTTGTTATGTCACTTACTTTTACTTTAAAATGACATATTTTATCGGTAATGCATCTTGCAATTCATAATAAGATTTGAATCTCGATTTCGTAATCAAGCATAAATGATATCGATTGCAGGGTATGAAGAAATGTCTAGAATAGAATCTATTACCTCACCCCTCTCCCTTCCATCAGTACCCTCTAAATCCATAGCAATAGTGCACGGCTCAATTCCAGTACACTTAGCCATCCAAATACCCTTGGTAGTTTGAGATCTGCAACAACACGATATCCAAGAATAACAAAAAAAGCATTCAGTATTTCAGTTTTCATCTCTCCCCTTCAAATGCTATTTTCTCTAACCACAGCAATAACTCAATCAATTCAAAAACCTAACCTTCCCCTAAAAGCATCCATCTCCCTAAAAGAAGTGTTGAAAAGATGATTCATCAAAGTGCTCTTCCCTGCTCAAGCAACAAAATCAAACCACAAGTTTAGATCACACAACAAAAACACATAACCGTtacaaaaaaaatacaaaaaccGCATAGTAATAAAAATTCACTTTCGCCACAAGTCACTTCAATCAAATCAAAAACCTAACCGAATATTTATTTTCACTTGAATCACCAACTTAAATGCAAACTAAACTCATCGATCCAACTTAACAAGTTCATAATTACATATTCCctcaaaaataataataaattcgcaacaaaaaaaaaaaaaaaaaaaagataaatcGAAATCAGCAAATAGCAGAAGACGAAAACTAAATTgaattcaaaaaaaaaaagaaaaaaactgaCCGCTACTTTGAGGTCCCATGATAGCAACGACGGCGTAAGAAAGTCCACAGGCGGCCATATTTGAAGTCTTGATGAAATTATCGAGACCGGAGACGTTGAAGACTCCGTCACCGTCAATGAGTTGCGTGGCGCAGCAATCAACGGTGGTTGTTcccatgatgatgatgatggaaGAGGAGTTTCGAAATTTGGATCTCGAATTTGGTATTGCAAGTTACTGTATATACTTTGATTGTGGTGTGACTCTTGTGTAGATGCTGCCGCAAGCAAAATACAAGAAATACGCGAGACTCTGTTGGTTTCTTCTATTTGACTGGTTTACAACTACACGTGCTAATCACATTCAATTAACCAACCCATACTTTTTTTTAGGAGTAAAATATAGAATTTTTTAAACACTCTTCGGATTACATTTAAATTTAATAATGGTCTACAAAGAGTTTAATTGTATTTATAGTATCAATATATAAAAGTTATTTAAATAAATTCAAAtataaaacaattttttttaaaaaaattaacaTCGTATTATAAAATAAATAAGATTCATTTAAAATGACTTTTTATgtattcattttcttttctttagtcTCTAAATCGAATTTAAACATGTGTTGTTTAAAATTTTAATCATAGATTTTATCCTTTTGGTGTATATTTATTTAATCTAAGTTTAGGTATGTTTCAAAACTCAAATTCTACTTAACCTATATTATAAGATAAGATACAaatacatgaaataaaatgataTATTCGTTTTTTTACACATTTTATACTTTGTAATGTGTAAGATAACGTATGCTTGTCGTAAAACAATGAATAAGAGTTTCAATCAATTTAATAATTGTTTTTCTTCTATTAAATTGACATTGAAAGACTTTGATGTAATTAATTATATAATAGAATTTTAAAATACACAATTAGTATATTTAATAGGTGTATTTACAATCAACAAAGTGTTTATTAGATGTGATGATTCATTGAAATGAGCTAGAAAACTTGGATATGAAATGATGTTGTTCTTATGAATTATATATTTAAAAGAGATgtaataaaatataaaataaagaCAAGGTTAATTCTCAATTGTGTAAAAAGAGTATAAGCCTGAAAACCCCTAAACATACGAGGTCTTAAAGGTATTCCCTCAATTTAAAATGCGTGAGTGTCTCATTAGATTAATAGGAATAACTTTATTGGAGGGTGAAAAATGAACTCTCCTAGTAGAGTATGATATTCACAATAATGATTTGTATGACCTATTGACTTGTAATTCACTTTTTGGTCAATTAATTTATTCTTATTAGGGGAAAATTGTCGTGTAACAGAGGGTCGAGAGTCAACGAATAAAGTTAATATTCTAGAAGAAAATATGAAAGACATCGACAACGAGGATAAAATATAATATAATGTTTGTCTAGCAGTGCAGGGTTGTATGAAATGGTGAATTCCATAGTGTATCCTATTTGTACGGGTAATTGAGACAGTAGATTTTTCTGACACATATTACATATTGGCCAACATTCAACTAAATATCAACTAACAAGTACAAACTTGACGAGTCATTTGCattttatcgcttttactttacTGTTATTTAAATTAAACTGTCAATTTTAccatatttatttaattttcaagCATCCCAAATCTTAAAACTATTATCAACCTCTAAAACTAATTTATAGATATTTTAAAAATTACTCTAAAACGAGAAAGATATGATATAAGTGTAAGTCAAAACCTCGTTATTTACTACTTCAAAATTTATTTGTGTTTCAAATTTGGTATACTATTCTTAGACTGAAAATACCAGTAAACAAAGAATATGGTTAAACTAAGAAATATATTGATGACATTTAGGCTTTGTTTGGATTGATAGAATCGGATGGAGCGGAGCAGAATGGAATGATATTCCATTGTTTGGATCGTTTAAAATTTGATGGAGCAAAGTGAAATTGAGTGGTATGGATTCCATTTCACTTTATCACTTACTACCATATTTCTTCTCCTCCAATTTGGACGGAATGAACAACTTGCCTTATTCCGTTCTAAAATTTCTAAACAATGAAATGAGACATTTGTTCCGCTCCGCTTCATTTCGCTTCATCTCACTCCGCTCCACTTTATTCCGCTTCGTTCATTTTATGATATCCAAACATAACCTTAAGGATCACAATGCATAGATTTTAACTACCATGAAGAAAATTTATAATGAATGTCGGGTACATCGTTAGTTCATTAAGGAAAATAACATTGAAATGCAACATCTCGTGTTGTTGATGAAACGTGATAAGTATGTGTATCAGTATAGAAACGTGGATGATTTTGATAAGATGTGGGATATGTTATTGGCACATCTTATGAATATAATTCACTTAGTGTTATTATGGATAGGGCACATATAGTTTACAAGTATTTATTGTTATTACTTAAGATTGTCGGTGTTACCTTGATCAATCTAAGTGTGTTTATAACAGTGTATATGCAATACATATATTCAATGGAGTTTTATTATTTTCAATTCGGTTGTGTTTACAATTTTGTATATGCACTAAGTATATTTAAAGAACAATTACATGCGGTGATGGTCTTCTCATTGTTATTGACTGAATAATTGCTTTGATGAATTTATATAAGTTCTTTTTCTCGATAAGTCAAACTTGTTGTATCTATTTCACGTATGCAATAATGTGAAAGTCAAATTCAATTTGATTGTATCTCTGATAGAGAAACAAAAAATTGTGACATCTAAGTGTGTGGTATATGATTTTTATGAAATtgaaaaacaacaaaaatgaAAGTATTCAAAGATATTTGTATTAATTGTGCCAATTTTTATGATTATGTACATGAATAGTTAGTGATTCCTCAAAATGAAATGTTTTTGGAGGCATAGGCACACAAGTTTCTGCATTTAGGAAACACAACAACAAATAAGGTTAAGTTTACACATTACAGTTTGA from Lathyrus oleraceus cultivar Zhongwan6 chromosome 1, CAAS_Psat_ZW6_1.0, whole genome shotgun sequence includes:
- the LOC127075684 gene encoding protein ROOT HAIR DEFECTIVE 3 homolog 2, which produces MGTTTVDCCATQLIDGDGVFNVSGLDNFIKTSNMAACGLSYAVVAIMGPQSSGKSTLMNHLFNTSFREMDAFRGRSQTTKGIWMAKCTGIEPCTIAMDLEGTDGRERGEDDTAFEKQSALFALAVSDIVLINMWCHDIGREQAANKPLLKTVFQVMMRLFSPRKTTLLFVIRDKTKTPLENLEPILREDIQKIWDAVPKPQAHVHTPLSEFFNVEVTALSSYEDKEDKFKEEVAQLRQRFYHSIAPGGLAGDRRGVVPASAFSISAQHIWKVIRENKDLDLPAHKVMVATVRCEEIANEKLDLLRSDKGWLELEEAVQVGPVQGFGEALSSIIDTYFSLYDEETIFFDEAVRKAKRKQLESNALDIVHPAYTTMIGLLRSKALDDFKAKLDQSLNNGEGFASSVQTLTHSILLGFDKGSADASVRQANWGASKLRDKLRRDIDSHALFVRDAKLLEITTNFEKQLAKALAEPVESLFEAGGKDTWLSVRRLLKRETEAAVSEFLDRIAGFELDEETVEKMQQGLRDYARKLVENKAREEAGKVLIRMKDRFSTVFNHDNDSLPRVWTGNEDIRAITKDARSASLKLLSDMAAIRLDEKPDQIDRVLQLSLINKTSAATSTQYTDKEASVDPLASSTWEEVSPGDVLISPVQCKSLWRQFQGETEYTITQAIAAQEAYKRNNNWLPPAWTIVAMAIFGFNEFMMLLKNPLLILGLFVAYLLGKALWVQMDVAGEFRHGTLPGLLSISSKVFPTVMNLLKRLAEEAQGNPAPEATEQHRSDSQIFKSQVQTPDSVSSSISNSALSSVGSSNDDSEFSTTNLLQRQRTNVSEAES